In Drosophila simulans strain w501 chromosome X, Prin_Dsim_3.1, whole genome shotgun sequence, one DNA window encodes the following:
- the LOC6725482 gene encoding zinc finger CCCH domain-containing protein 13: protein MALRLRRDVQKASYYVWFLGAEEAKGLRGARVINSVLPYLVDRSRGQEPLKVTLQVSHKGIKIVQGASKHLIPHSAITSSVQTDDIVACVLLLYNPATKCPLHVHAYRCDSETTAEALHLQLQILINRPENQKRFEELETRLGILPPIPMNGSNEKRHESNGKSSSSGGAGPGSHHHHQLQSQPSGGYREGRRHETSSPKRFSSSLGSDTGNSTRESECSEEHGLVAGGSSPVSRSPPHGNSKSHPHAHPHHPPHPLHHPPLTPQQNSDLFDSLAAELRAKLNGNGPPLLLPPRDYDTVHRSKGNLTAIELRRCRNALIVGGSPKGQVPGVANVAGGAVATANGKQVSSRGSSGIGSDLAPSPERQELNSSSDDEHWSNEADNSVIALKPSQIALPHHAQLKRKSAVQPPEDSYLRDLPAKPYQPRPSERELERERELERNRERERERERDRDRELERNRERERERDRERDRDRERERDRERTKTPASISNKSWSREDEIKPIIMRPADYDAKFNRVMQQEQQQSAVNHQPAKLRDTDKYNEINRLLNKKLAHEPRDRKSRSRLDDNHDDFEDSDPGSESLPLHHQQPQGPPVHHHQRKENLTDKQKFMEYTSKKQQLLKNYGAGEEQRYRQRYVESTTEHLPFDHPTGGVPTSTGGSAGHNKYAAVHRGTDLGQRTTERRHDRDRGDRDHPRDAERERRRDHEREREHSRDRNPYREAESLPYIQSMEKMMKSTGMRYAEATPKTRERERERERERDRDRDFREPPVPQSSQRDRFHDAKDKFRAMEQRPAVNRYPDVDERDTPHRDPYRSSSRRRRGSVEPPSTYEQWSEEEEPPVVSEKSNPRDLNRSRARSRGEWEPEPPRHLERSVRDRERDRDRDYNRDQSRDPYRHERERERPGGRAHSREFLQSVETKNSSTTGSGRGHMERYPSPAATPIRSGDVGGGGGGGGGGGGGASSGGNSGKPLTQMPKGYRHSYAEPVFARTGGRVGLAAVNPY, encoded by the exons ATGGCGCTGCGCCTGCGTCGCGACGTGCAGAAGGCCTCCTACTATGTGTGGTTCCTGGGCGCCGAGGAGGCGAAGGGGCTGCGTGGCGCCCGCGTCATAAACTCGGTCCTGCCCTATTTGGTGGACAGGTCGCGCGGCCAGGAGCCGCTCAAGGTCACGCTCCAGGTCTCCCACAAGGGCATCAAAATCGTCCAG GGTGCCTCGAAGCATCTGATTCCACACAGTGCCATAACCAGCTCGGTGCAGACGGACGACATCGTCGCCTGCGTCCTGCTGCTCTACAATCCGGCCACCAAGTGCCCGCTCCACGTCCACGCCTACCGCTGCGACTCGGAGACGACGGCGGAGGCACTGCATCTCCAGCTGCAGATCCTCATCAACCGGCCCGAAAACCAGAAGCGTTTCGAGGAGCTGGAGACCAG ATTGGGCATCCTGCCGCCGATTCCCATGAACGGCAGCAACGAGAAGCGGCACGAGTCGAATGGCAAGTCCTCGTCCTCCGGCGGAGCAGGACCGGGAtcgcaccaccatcaccaacTGCAGTCACAACCATCGGGTGGATATCGTGAGGGTCGCCGCCACGAGACCTCGTCCCCGAAGAGATTCAGCAGCTCGCTGGGCAGCGATACGGGCAACAGCACCCGGGAATCGGAGTGCAGCGAGGAGCACGGCCTGGTTGCGGGTGGCTCCTCGCCCGTTTCCCGCTCGCCGCCGCACGGCAACTCCAAGTCCCATCCGCATGCCCATCCACATCATCCGCCACATCCGCTGCACCATCCGCCGCTGACGCCGCAGCAGAATAGCGACCTCTTCGACTCCCTGGCCGCCGAGCTGAGGGCCAAGTTGAATGGTAATGGGCCGCCATTGCTACTCCCGCCAAGGGATTACGATACGGTGCACCGATCCAAGGGCAACCTGACGGCCATCGAGCTGCGGCGCTGTCGGAACGCACTGATTGTGGGCGGATCGCCGAAGGGTCAGGTGCCGGGTGTGGCCAATGTGGCCGGCGGAGCGGTGGCCACCGCCAATGGCAAGCAGGTTTCCTCGCGCGGATCCTCGGGCATCGGATCCGATCTGGCACCAAGTCCCGAGCGGCAGGAGCTCAACAGTTCCAGTG ATGACGAGCACTGGTCAAACGAGGCGGACAACTCGGTGATTGCTCTGAAGCCGTCACAAATTGCATTGCCTCATCACGCGCAACTGAAGCGGAAGAGCGCCGTCCAGCCGCCGGAGGATAGCTATCTCCGGGATTTGCCAGCCAAACCATATCAGCCGCGTCCCAGCGAAAGGGAgctggagcgggagcgggagctgGAGAGGAACAGGGAGCGTGAACGGGAGAGGGAGCGAGATCGAGACCGAGAGCTCGAGAGGAACAGAGAAAGGGAGCGGGAACGTGACCGTGAGCGCGACCGGGATCGAGAACGAGAACGAGATCGCGAGCGCACCAAGACTCCGGCTTCCATTTCGAACAAGTCCTGGAGTCGCGAGGATGAGATCAAGCCGATCATAATGCGTCCGGCCGACTACGATGCCAAGTTCAATCGGGTgatgcagcaggagcagcagcaatccGCCGTCAATCATCAGCCGGCCAAATTGAGGGACACGGATAAGTACAACGAGATCAATCGTCTGCTGAACAAGAAGCTGGCCCACGAGCCACGGGATCGGAAGTCACGCTCTCGTCTGGATGATAACCACGATGACTTCGAGGACTCGGATCCGGGCAGTGAGTCACTGCCGCTGCACCACCAACAGCCGCAGGGGCCACCAGTGCATCACCATCAGCGCAAGGAGAACCTCACCGACAAGCAAAAGTTCATGGAGTATACCAgcaagaagcagcagctgctcaagAATTACGGCGCTGGCGAGGAGCAGCGCTATCGCCAGCGCTATGTGGAGTCCACGACGGAGCATCTGCCCTTCGATCATCCCACTGGTGGAGTGCCCACATCCACGGGTGGCTCGGCGGGTCACAACAAATACGCCGCCGTGCACAGGGGCACGGATCTGGGTCAGAGGACCACGGAACGTCGACATGACAGGGATCGGGGTGACCGAGATCATCCCAGGGATGCAGAACGCGAACGGCGAAGGGATCACGAACGCGAGAGGGAGCATTCCCGGGATCGCAATCCATACAGGGAGGCTGAGAGCCTGCCCTACATACAGAGCATGGAGAAGATGATGAAGTCCACGGGCATGCGTTACGCAGAAGCTACTCCCAAGACcagggagcgggagcgggagcgggagagGGAGCGAGATCGTGACCGGGACTTCAGGGAGCCACCGGTCCCGCAGAGTTCCCAACGCGATCGCTTCCACGATGCCAAGGACAAGTTCCGGGCCATGGAACAGCGTCCGGCGGTAAATCGCTATCCGGACGTGGATGAGCGCGACACACCGCACCGGGATCCGTATCGGTCGTCATCGCGCCGGCGCCGCGGTTCCGTCGAGCCACCTAGCACGTACGAGCAGTggagcgaggaggaggaaccgCCGGTGGTCAGCGAAAAGTCCAATCCACGTGACCTAAACCGATCCCGAGCCAGATCCCGCGGCGAATGGGAACCGGAGCCACCCAGGCACTTGGAGCGCAGCGTGCGGGACAGAGAGCGGGATAGAGATCGGGACTACAATCGAGACCAGTCCCGGGATCCCTATCGGCATGAGCGGGAGCGTGAAAGACCCGGTGGACGCGCACACTCCCGGGAATTCCTGCAGAGCGTGGAAACCAAGAATTCATCGACGACGGGTTCGGGTCGTGGCCACATGGAGCGATATCCCTCACCAGCAGCCACGCCCATAAGATCTGGAGATGTaggcggaggtggtggtggtggtggcggcggtggtggtggtgcttcTTCCGGTGGAAATTCGGGCAAGCCACTGACCCAAATGCCCAAGGGCTATAGGCACAGCTATGCGGAGCCCGTTTTCGCCAGGACCGGCGGACGAGTTGGTCTGGCGGCAGTTAATCCCTATTGA